GCATTTAACCACGAACCTCGTTGTCCCTGCTATATGGATATCCGCCAGCTTGCCAGGGGGACGGTCGAGTGGGACCGCATCGAGCGCGTCATCCACACGCTGGCGGACCGACACGACCGCGAGTGTGTCCGCGTCGAGTTTCTCGAGGCGGATAACTGGCTCTCGACACCCTGCGTCATCGACGATACGTGGTTCGTCAAGATCGTCTCCAGACAGAACGCACTCGTCCACGCCCTGCTGACGACCGGGCGAAACGTTGGCGCAGTCTCGGCCGGCACCGGCGGCTTCTTCGACCGCTTCGACACCCCGCGTGAGATGGTCGAACACGAGTACGACGCCACCCAGCAGATGCGCGAAATCGGCGTCAACGCGCCACGGCCAATCGAAGCCTTCGAGGTCAACGGCCTCGGCGTGCTCGTCCTCGAGTATCTGCCAGAGTTCGAGTCATTTGGGACCGTCTCGGATCGCGTCGTCGCCGACCGCGCCAGCGAACTGTTCGAAATGCTCGCCGCACTTCACGACCACGGCCTCGCCCACGGCGATTTGCGAGGCGAGAACATCCTCCTCTGTGACGGCGAACTCTACTTCATCGACGCGACGAGCGTCCACGAAGACCGTGTCCCCGAGACGACCGCCTACGACCTCGCGTGTGCACTCGCCGTCCTCGAGCCCCGAATCGGTCCTCGAAAGGCAGTCCAGGCCGCCTCGAGCGTCTACGATTCTGCGGAACTGCTCTCGGCGCGGCGATTTCTTGATTTCGTCCGCCTGCGACCTGACCACGAGTTTGACTCGACACAACTACGCAGCGAACTCGAGAAGATGGCGGATCTGAGCCAGTAGCCTCCCTGCTCGCTCACGTGAGCTATTTTGTCGAAAGATTCACACGACGTCGCTCCGTACTCGAGCAATATACAGATGGACGACGGACTTCGAGCAGGCCTGTTCGCGCTGGTTCTTGGTTTTCCGATGGTCGTCTTTAGCCTTCTTCTCGGTGCGTTCTGGAGCGCATTCATGATGGCGACGATCATTGTGACGATTGCAGCGTCGTTCGTCGTGGCAGCGCAGTTCAGTCCACAGGAGGAATCGACTGCAACGAGTCATGAGCGCACACAAAATCGCTCGCAAGCGGATAGCCAACCGGACGACACCGCAGACGCCCTCGAGACGCTGCGCGACCGCTACGCACGCGGTGAACTCACCGACCCGGAGTTCGAGCAACGCGCCGAACGACTACTCGAGACGGAAACGGTCGACGCTGCCAGGGAACACGTTTTGGGAGATTCCGAGTCGACTCCGACTGAAACGGACGCTTTTAGCCAGCACGAGGCCAACACCGACCGAGAGCGTGAGACTGAAACCGACTCGCGCTGATACGCGTTGACTCGAGTCGCCAGTTGCGTTCGGCATCTCGCTCGAGCCTGACACCTCCCCGAGTGCAGTTTCAGGGAGTGAGTTTTCGGTGGTGACCGTCGTATCGCGACCATGGGGCGTGGCATCGGCGAGTTCGAACTGATCCAAGGGTCGATCCCGGACTGGCTGGCCGTCGTGTTTGCACTCCTCACCCAACTGGGAGATATCTGGTTTCTCGTGCTCGTGCTGACGGTGCTGTACTGGTTCGACGCGCGGGAGCGAGACGATGTGGCGACCGTTGCTGGCGTCACACTCGCCGGAATGGGACTGTACAAAGGACTCAAGGAAGTCTTCGGGCTTCCGCGACCCGAACAGCCACTGCTCGATCCGACCCATCTGCCCGCGCTCGTACAGCCCCTGTACGAGGCGACAGCGACAGTCGGTGGCTACGGCTTCCCGAGCGGCCACGCGGTCAACACGACGGTCGTCTACTTTGGGTTGGCAACCGTCCTGTCGATCAGCACGGTACGCCGGCGGTATGCGCTCGCTGGCATCCTCGTCACGGTCGTCTCGTTCACCCGCGTTGCACTCGGCGTCCACTACCTCGTCGACGTCGTCGTCGGTGTTCTCGTCGGATTCGCGCTTCTCGGAGCTGCATGGGTACTTCTCGAGCGAGAGTTTTCTGATCGGCCCACGATTGCGTTCGCACTCGGTATCGGCTTCTGTGCGTTCTTTTTCGTGACGAGCGATGGCACTCGAGACGCGCTGTTCTTGCTCGCAGGATCGTTCGGTGCCTTTGCAGGGTGGCAACTCGTGATGCTTGCTCGAGGCCCGATGGCAGGGACTGAATGGCAATTCAGCCGGGCGCTCGCGCTTCGTGGCGGCGCTGCCGTGCTCGTCGGGGCGGCACTGATCATCGCAGTCGCTACGACACTCGTCTCGCTGATGAGCGCTGCAGGCCTCGTTGGACTCGCGACGATCCTCGTCGTTGTCGGCCCGGTCGCTCGAGATGTGGCGTCCGCGTAGGTTGTTCGAATGTGCACTTCTGTGTGCGCTTGGCTACAGAACTGTACACTCAGTCTACGAGGGTGTGGACCACCAGCAAGGTTTTCACGCACTTCGTTGTCTATTCAAGCATGAGCCAGACTCCCACCGACGAGGTGTACGGCCACTACATCGACGGCGACTGGACGCAGGGAACCGGCGCTGAGACGTTCGAAAGCCAGAATCCCGCGACCGGCGAGTCGTTGGCCGAGTTCCACCGCGGCACCGACGATGACGTCGACGCTGCACTCGAGGCCGCGGAAGACGCCTTCGAGGAGTGGCGCGACCACTCGTACATCGACCGGGCAGAGTATCTCTGGGAGATCTACCACGAACTACGCGACAGACACGACGAGTTGGGCGAGATTGTGACGAAAGAGTGTGGAAAGGAAATCTCGGAGGGGAAAGCGGACGTCACCGAGGCCTGGCACATGGTCGAGTGGGCGGCGGGCAACGCCCGACACCCCCACGGCGACGTGGTGCCCTCCGAAGTCGCGAGCAAGGATGCCTACATGCGTCGCAAGCCCCGCGGCGTGGTTGGCTGCATCACGCCGTGGAACTTCCCCGTCGCGATTCCGTTCTGGCACATGGCGATTGCCCTTGTTGAGGGGAATACGGTCGTCTGGAAACCCGCCGAACAGACCCCGTGGTGTGGCCAGATCATCGCCGAGATGATGGCTGAATCGGGGATTCCCGACGGTGTCTTCAACATGATTCAGGGCTACGGCGACGCCGGTGCGGCGATCACCGAGGACGACCGCGTCGATACCGTCCTCTTTACCGGCTCCGCCGAGGTCGGCCAGGAAATCGCGAGCAAGGTTGGCGGTGAACCCGGTAAACTCGCCGCCTGCGAGATGGGTGGCAAGAACGGGATCATCATCACCGAGGAGGCGGACCTGGATACCGCCGTCCACTCGGCGATCATGTCGAGTTTCAAGACGACCGGCCAGCGCTGTGTCTCCTCGGAGCGCCTGATCGTCCACACCGACGTCTACGACGAGTTCAAAGCGCGATTCGTCGACCTCGCCACAGACGTTGCCGTAGGCAACCCACTCGAGGAGTCGACGTTCATGGGGCCAGCAATCGAGGCCGAGCACGTCGAAAAAATACGGCGGCACAACGACCTCGCTGTCGAGGAGGGCGCAGAGGTGCTGGTCGACCGCTTCGAACTCGAGGACGGTGAGATTCCGGACGGCCACGGCGAAGGGGCGGCTACTGCCGCCGATGGTGAGCGTAGCGGCAGCTACGCGAACGGTCACTGGGTCGGCCCGTTCGTCTACGAAATCGAGTACGACACCGACCTGCGCTGTCTGGAAGAGGAGTGTTTCGGCCCGCACGTCGCCCTCCTCGAGTACGACGGCGATATCGACCGCGCACTCGAGATTCACAACGACACGCCCTATGGCCTCGCAGGGGCGATCATCTCGGAGGATTACCGCCAGATCAATCGCTTCCGTGATCGTGCTGAACTCGGACTGGCCTACGGCAATCTGCCGTGTATCGGCGCAGAGGTCCAGTTGCCCTTCGGCGGCGTCAAGAAGTCGGGCAACGGCTACCCAAGCGCCCGCGAAGCAATCGAAGCCGTCACCGAGCGCACCGCCTGGACGATCAACAACTCGAGAAAAATAGAGATGGCACAGGGACTCTCTGCGGATATTACGACGTCTGAGGACTAAGTCGAACCGGGACTCGTCGCGTCGCCAGTTTCGCCAATGTTCGGGCGATCAGTATTGTTTTATCCATATCCCGCCAAGAACTCACATATGTCCTATCGGAAGGTGAACTACGAAGACGTCGAGCAGGTCTCGAGTGCGATGCATTTTCTGTCTGAACCGCTCGAGACCGAGCACGTGGGGGTGACGGTCGCACGCTGTGATCCCGGCTGGAAGAGCAAGCCACACGACCACACCGACAACGATCACGAGGAGGTCTACGTGCTGATCGAAGGCGACGCAACGGTCATCATCGACGGCGAACCGATTGCGATGGAAACTGGTGACGCACTCTGGATCCCGCCGGAGTCGACCCGCCAGATTAGAAATGGCGACGACGAAAGTGCGTTCGTGCTCGTCAGCGCGCCAAGCATCGGCGATGACGAGGACGACGACGGCGAGTGGCTCCTGACCGGGTTCGCGGGCTA
The Natronolimnobius sp. AArcel1 genome window above contains:
- a CDS encoding RIO1 family regulatory kinase/ATPase; amino-acid sequence: MDIRQLARGTVEWDRIERVIHTLADRHDRECVRVEFLEADNWLSTPCVIDDTWFVKIVSRQNALVHALLTTGRNVGAVSAGTGGFFDRFDTPREMVEHEYDATQQMREIGVNAPRPIEAFEVNGLGVLVLEYLPEFESFGTVSDRVVADRASELFEMLAALHDHGLAHGDLRGENILLCDGELYFIDATSVHEDRVPETTAYDLACALAVLEPRIGPRKAVQAASSVYDSAELLSARRFLDFVRLRPDHEFDSTQLRSELEKMADLSQ
- a CDS encoding SHOCT domain-containing protein, with translation MDDGLRAGLFALVLGFPMVVFSLLLGAFWSAFMMATIIVTIAASFVVAAQFSPQEESTATSHERTQNRSQADSQPDDTADALETLRDRYARGELTDPEFEQRAERLLETETVDAAREHVLGDSESTPTETDAFSQHEANTDRERETETDSR
- a CDS encoding phosphatase PAP2 family protein is translated as MGRGIGEFELIQGSIPDWLAVVFALLTQLGDIWFLVLVLTVLYWFDARERDDVATVAGVTLAGMGLYKGLKEVFGLPRPEQPLLDPTHLPALVQPLYEATATVGGYGFPSGHAVNTTVVYFGLATVLSISTVRRRYALAGILVTVVSFTRVALGVHYLVDVVVGVLVGFALLGAAWVLLEREFSDRPTIAFALGIGFCAFFFVTSDGTRDALFLLAGSFGAFAGWQLVMLARGPMAGTEWQFSRALALRGGAAVLVGAALIIAVATTLVSLMSAAGLVGLATILVVVGPVARDVASA
- a CDS encoding aldehyde dehydrogenase family protein codes for the protein MSQTPTDEVYGHYIDGDWTQGTGAETFESQNPATGESLAEFHRGTDDDVDAALEAAEDAFEEWRDHSYIDRAEYLWEIYHELRDRHDELGEIVTKECGKEISEGKADVTEAWHMVEWAAGNARHPHGDVVPSEVASKDAYMRRKPRGVVGCITPWNFPVAIPFWHMAIALVEGNTVVWKPAEQTPWCGQIIAEMMAESGIPDGVFNMIQGYGDAGAAITEDDRVDTVLFTGSAEVGQEIASKVGGEPGKLAACEMGGKNGIIITEEADLDTAVHSAIMSSFKTTGQRCVSSERLIVHTDVYDEFKARFVDLATDVAVGNPLEESTFMGPAIEAEHVEKIRRHNDLAVEEGAEVLVDRFELEDGEIPDGHGEGAATAADGERSGSYANGHWVGPFVYEIEYDTDLRCLEEECFGPHVALLEYDGDIDRALEIHNDTPYGLAGAIISEDYRQINRFRDRAELGLAYGNLPCIGAEVQLPFGGVKKSGNGYPSAREAIEAVTERTAWTINNSRKIEMAQGLSADITTSED
- a CDS encoding cupin domain-containing protein, giving the protein MSYRKVNYEDVEQVSSAMHFLSEPLETEHVGVTVARCDPGWKSKPHDHTDNDHEEVYVLIEGDATVIIDGEPIAMETGDALWIPPESTRQIRNGDDESAFVLVSAPSIGDDEDDDGEWLLTGFAG